From a single Eleginops maclovinus isolate JMC-PN-2008 ecotype Puerto Natales chromosome 2, JC_Emac_rtc_rv5, whole genome shotgun sequence genomic region:
- the pus7 gene encoding pseudouridylate synthase 7 homolog, whose translation MAEPEHVTVQVGEKRGCPEEVEKDTPSKKPKVEKDHKNGSPPVKDEEEEEEGPDGEAVDGEEEGETFADMMKHGLTELDVGILRYVSDHEGFSGILKERYSDFVVHEINKQGKIVHLDDLTVPAEAEEAPEAEPKPEECDVLTEEQKKKLGELQLFKNKEGEVSIEVMDDTKEKRTLVHKAIKTQFPGIETKTEEKDGRKFIVAYHAAGQKALAAPRKHFWPKNRGSFCHFVLYKENKDTMDAINVLSKFLRLRPNMFSYMGTKDKRAITVQEIAVLKITAERLSHLNKCLMNLKLGNFCYKNHPLKLGELQGNHFTIVIRNISGTDEQVQQAMTSIKATGFINYYGMQRFGTTAVPTQQVGKAILRNDWNQVVDLILKPRPGAEKEFLVRCREEWAKSQDPEAALKKLPNKRCVEGQLLRGLSMYGKKNIVTAFGMIPRNNRLMYIHSYQSVVWNTMVSRRIDAFGLKAVEGDLVLKGTTAHVLSAEEAETTSIHDTVMPLPGFDVIYPTHHVGKGYRELLTADGLDIDNMRHKVKDYSLAGAYRRIIIRPTDVSW comes from the exons ATGGCCGAGCCTGAGCATGTCACCGTCCAGGTTGGAGAAAAGAGAGGCTGTCCGGAGGAGGTAGAGAAAGACACACCTTCAAAGAAACCCAAAGTTGAGAAAGATCACAAAAATGGAAGCCCTCCAGTcaaagatgaggaggaggaggaggaagggccTGATGGCGAAGCGgttgatggagaggaggagggtgaaaCCTTTGCAGACATGATGAAGCATGGCCTCACTGAGCTGGATGTGGGCATCCTGAGGTATGTCAGTGACCATGAGGGCTTCTCTGGAATCCTGAAGGAAAG ATATTCAGATTTTGTGGTGCATGAGATCAACAAACAAGGCAAGATCGTGCATTTAGATGACCTCACCGTCCCTGCAGAGGCTGAG GAAGCCCCAGAGGCTGAGCCAAAACCAGAGGAATGTGACGTGCTAACagaagagcagaagaagaagcttGGCGAGCTGCAGctcttcaaaaacaaagagggCGAGGTCTCCATTGAG GTGATGGATGACACTAAAGAGAAGCGGACGCTGGTGCACAAAGCCATCAAGACACAGTTTCCTGGCATTGAGACAAAGACCGAAGAGAAGGACGGACGCAAGTTCATCGTGGCCTACCATGCTGCTGGGCAGAAAGCTCTAGCAG CTCCAAGGAAACACTTCTGGCCCAAAAACCGTGGCAGTTTCTGCCACTTTGTCCTCTACAAGGAGAACAAGGACACCATGGATGCTATCAATGTTCTTTCAAAGTTCCTTAG GCTAAGACCCAACATGTTTTCCTACATGGGAACAAAGGATAAGAGAGCCATCACTGTGCAGGAGATCGCTGTGCTCAA GATCACAGCAGAGAGGTTGTCTCACCTCAACAAGTGCCTCATGAACCTGAAGCTGGGAAACTTCTGCTACAAAAACCACCCTCTGAAGCTGGGAGAGCTGCAGGGCAACCACTTTACGATTGTCATCAG GAACATCTCAGGGACAGACGAGCAGGTCCAGCAGGCCATGACGTCCATCAAGGCGACGGGCTTCATCAACTACTACGGCATGCAGCGCTTTGGCACCACGGCTGTGCCTACACAACAAGTTGGCAA GGCTATCTTAAGAAATGACTGGAATCAGGTGGTGGATTTAATTCTGAAGCCCCGTCCTGGAG CGGAGAAAGAATTCCTGGTGCGCTGCAGGGAGGAGTGGGCAAAGAGTCAAGACCCCGAGGCAGCCCTGAAGAAGCTTCCCAACAAGCGCTGTGTGGAGGGGCAGCTGCTGCGAGGCCTGTCTATGTATGGCAAAAAGAACATCGTGACTGCTTTTGGAATG ATCCCTCGTAACAACCGTCTGATGTACATCCACAGCTACCAGAGCGTGGTGTGGAACACCATGGTGAGCCGGAGGATCGATGCCTTCGGCCTGAAGGCTGTGGAGGGGGACCTGGTGCTCAAAGGAA CCACAGCGCATGTGCTGTCTGCAGAGGAGGCTGAGACTACCTCCATCCATGACACCGTGATGCCACTTCCTGGGTTTGATGTCATCTACCCCACTCATCATG TGGGTAAAGGTTACAGAGAGCTGCTCACTGCAGACGGGTTGGACATCGATAACATGAGACACAAAGTGAAGGACTATTCTCTGGCTGGAGCGTACAGACGCATCATCATCAGACCCACTGATGTCAGCTGGTGA